From the Candidatus Methylomirabilis sp. genome, the window ACCAGATAACTCCACGACGGCTTGATGACGTAGATAAGCCAGCAGATGTGGTAGTAGGTGAAGGCGATCACCTGAGGCAGGATGCGATAGAGGAGAAAATTTTCCTTAATTCTACGGGCGTGGGTGAGTTCCTCCAGGATGAGCAAATGCCACATCTCGTTATCTTGAGCCTCGCGAGCCTCCTTGACCCGGTCGAAGACCCGGCGGGCAAAATCACGCTGTGCATACATGTGGGTAATGGCGATGTAGGCTACGTTCTCCCAGGACTGATACGGGACGCGGGCGATGAGCTCCAGCACCTTGAATTTGCTGAATGTCTTTTTGCGACCATACACAAGGTCCATCGTCATGAAGAGGAGGCGGGCCAAGATGCCGTAGTGCATCCTTGGAGAGCGGAGCGTGACTTGCTGCGCCTGGCGGCGTTGTTCGGCAGTTAATTGCTTCAGTTTCGAGCCCATAGTACGCCGAACGGCCCTAGACCTCACAACGACCCGACAACAGATAGGCGACAACGTCTGCGGCGGCATAGCTCGTCCGGCCGCCCAGGAAGCCACCGATCGTCGCAAGGTCATCGCCGCTGGTGACGATCGGCGGCTCCTCGGCGCCGTCGGCACAGGTCTGCGGGTGACCGATGACGGAGAGCAGCGCATTGCACAGGCACTGGCGGCCGATCGTGTCCTCTATCTTGCCACCCTTCTTCACGTAGGCGGCTTCAGGCTCACTGGGGCACCGGTAGTCCACTTTCCCGTCCTCTGCCATGAAGGCGACGCGCAGGTACCCCAGATCGCAGACCCGCTCGCGCGTTGCGCCCGCGGCGGGATTTTCGACCCACTCCACAACCTTGATTGGAAAGCCGGTGGGCGATGCGAGGGGCTCCGTGCGAACATCCACCTCGCCCCGGGCCGCGTGGGCGAGCACCGAGCGCTTGATCGGCTCGGCGAGTCCCGATTCGTCGCAGAAGGCGAAGAGTGTCCCGACCTGGACTCCAGCGGCTCCCGCCTTACGCGCCGCAACCAGGCGCTCGGGGTGTCCGGCCCCACCCGCCACCCAGAACGGCAGCCCCAGCTCCCCGATCTTCGCGAGGTCCACCTCGTCGCGTTTGCCGTAGATCGGTTCGCCGCGCTCGTTGAACCATGGCTCCCCGCGAGGCGGGGCGTTGTGGCCACCGGCGGTGGGACCCTCGATCACGAAACCGTCCACCTGGCCGATCGCCTTGCGGGCGAGCATCGTCGCCAGGGAGTTACTCGCGACGATCGGGAAGAACTTCGGCCGCGCGAGTGGCGCCGGCGGCGACTCCCAATGGGCGCCGGGATCAAAATCGAGGTATTCGACGGCGCTGGAGGGGAGTCCCTCCACGTCGAATCGGAGCCGGGCCGGGTGGTGCCCGGCGAGCAGGTCGAGCGCCCCTGCGATCTCTCGCGGGATGCCGGCGCCCATCAGGACGTAGCCGACTCCGGCGAGCATGGCGCCGTAGAGCGTCGGTAGCGTGAGCAACTGAATCTTGGTGAGCAGGTTGATGCCGACCGGTGCATCGTGTCCCTCCCTGGCGAGGCACACTTCGACGAACGCGGCCAGCATAGTGAGCTCCTGCCGAGCGGGAGCGACCACCTGACGGTACAGGGGGAGCATCGTGTACGGTTCGCCCGGCGCCCGGCCTTCGGGCCGATAGTAGCGGCGCATGGCCTCGTCTACAGCGCGACGGATCGGAAATTGCTCCATCCCGCGCCGCATGTGGCCGCCGCGATCGCCATCCTGCAGGCGACGCACGAACACCGTATCGAGACCGGTGCCGGAGACGACCCCCAACTGACCCGTTCGCGCCACGGCGTTGGCCAGTCGCCAGTTGGAGACAGCGGCGCCCATGCCGCCTTGAATGATCAGGGGAAGCGTTGAGCGCTGTTCGATGGAAGGAGTATCGCGTCGGCGAACCACTTGCACGCCTTCACCGATTGCGATCGATGGGAGCTTCTTCATACTGTCACGCGACCGGTTGTGCACACACGCGAGGGTGAATAGTGGGACTCGGCTCGATCCGCAGTGCCTTGATGCAGACCGACCTTACGTGAGGTCTTACCCAAGGGCGTCGAAGGAGCCTGGAGGACGACTGAGATTCCCTGAGGTGCTTTGAGCGTTTCAGTTATCATGATGGTTTCTCCTCCCCGCCCTCTACTCTAATTTACCATAGGGGGAGGTGTCTCACTTATATTGGCACAGAGGGTGTGCAAAAAGAGTGTGAGGGTAGCTGCCGAGAGACGTGCTGTACCGGTCAGCCGCACGGATCCTACTGCGCCATCTTCACCCTGATATCGATGGCTGCCCCGAGGACTCGGGCCACCTTCAGCAGGGTTTCGATGGTGACATTGCGGGCGTTGTGTTCAAGCCGAGAGATCGTCGCCGGGCTCATCTTCAGGGTCGCTGCGACCTGTGTTTGGCTTAACTTGCGCTTACGTCGAAGCGTAGCGAGCCGGTGTCCGATCTCAAGCGCGGCCCGCTCCACCTCAACCAATCTCTTGAGTTCGGCGTCCTGCATCTGGGACTGAACGTAGCGATCCCAATTCGTTTTAGTCATCTGTTCCTTCCCGTTGGTGCCCACCTATCTCTCCTGGCGATGCTGCTACGTGTGTAGGCGATGCTCTGCTGGACGAATGTCTTATTCGACGAGACTCGTGGAGTGTTTCACTGCGGCATGCAGCACGACAAACCCCCGGCGCTCCGTCGCGGCGTACAGTATCCGGTAGTGATTCCTCCTGTAGTGCGTCCGCAACTCGCGTACCTTCCCGCGAATGTGGCTGCTGAACGGGAACTGCAACGTGGGGCCTTTGTCGCTCAGGAAGTCTATGATGGCAAGGAGCTTCGCCCGCCTCTCCTTGGGAAAGGCATCGATGAAGTCCCGGACAGGGCAGGTGCCGTCCTGTTCCTCATAATAGAACTCGATGGGTCATCAACTCGTCGGCATCGCGTCGTACATTGTTATGAGAGTATATCATATAGAGTAAGATGTCAATCCGCAATTGGACTGCGGGAGTTCAACCTTGCTGCTGCGAAGCGCCGTGTGTTACGATAACGGTGTGACGATGAAGCATATCATCATCGGGACGGCAGGCCACATCGATCATGGCAAGACCGCGCTCGTCAAGGCCCTGACCGGCATCGACACCGACCGGTTAAAGGAGGAGAAGGAGCGGGGGATCTCCATCGAGTTGGGGTTCGCCAACCTGGCCCTGTCCGATGACCTCCAGCTCGGGATCGTGGACGTTCCGGGGCATGAGCGGTTCGTCAAGACGATGCTCGCGGGTATCGGCGGGATCGACCTGGTGGTGCTGGTCATCGGCGCCGACGAGGGGGTGATGCCGCAGACGCGGGAGCACCTCCATATCTGTGAGTTGCTTCAGGTGAAAAGGGGCGTGGTGGCGCTGACGAAGGTCGATCTCGTCGAGCCCGATTGGCTAGAGATGGTGCAGGCCGATCTGAAAGGGTTCCTGGCCGGGACCTTTCTT encodes:
- a CDS encoding nitronate monooxygenase, producing the protein MGAAVSNWRLANAVARTGQLGVVSGTGLDTVFVRRLQDGDRGGHMRRGMEQFPIRRAVDEAMRRYYRPEGRAPGEPYTMLPLYRQVVAPARQELTMLAAFVEVCLAREGHDAPVGINLLTKIQLLTLPTLYGAMLAGVGYVLMGAGIPREIAGALDLLAGHHPARLRFDVEGLPSSAVEYLDFDPGAHWESPPAPLARPKFFPIVASNSLATMLARKAIGQVDGFVIEGPTAGGHNAPPRGEPWFNERGEPIYGKRDEVDLAKIGELGLPFWVAGGAGHPERLVAARKAGAAGVQVGTLFAFCDESGLAEPIKRSVLAHAARGEVDVRTEPLASPTGFPIKVVEWVENPAAGATRERVCDLGYLRVAFMAEDGKVDYRCPSEPEAAYVKKGGKIEDTIGRQCLCNALLSVIGHPQTCADGAEEPPIVTSGDDLATIGGFLGGRTSYAAADVVAYLLSGRCEV
- a CDS encoding helix-turn-helix transcriptional regulator; protein product: MGTNGKEQMTKTNWDRYVQSQMQDAELKRLVEVERAALEIGHRLATLRRKRKLSQTQVAATLKMSPATISRLEHNARNVTIETLLKVARVLGAAIDIRVKMAQ
- a CDS encoding alternative oxidase, which produces MGSKLKQLTAEQRRQAQQVTLRSPRMHYGILARLLFMTMDLVYGRKKTFSKFKVLELIARVPYQSWENVAYIAITHMYAQRDFARRVFDRVKEAREAQDNEMWHLLILEELTHARRIKENFLLYRILPQVIAFTYYHICWLIYVIKPSWSYLV